From the Aspergillus puulaauensis MK2 DNA, chromosome 1, nearly complete sequence genome, the window ATGAATGAGGGAAGCACTGTTCAAGTCTCATCTCAATCTCACATTCTTATCATTCCATCTCAATTATGGCTCTGTCCCAGACTATCAAGACCCCCGCGGTCTCTTATGAGCAACCCTTAGGACTGTATGCTTACCTTGCACAACTCCACTCCAAGCGTCACTAACATTGTACAAGGTTCATCAACAACGAATTTGTCAAAGGCGTTGACGGCAAAACCTTCGAAACAATCAACCCTCACAACGAGAAGCCCATCGTCGCCGTCCACGAAGGCACGGAGAAAgacgtcgacatcgccgTGAAAGCTGCCCGCGCTGCACTTGAAGGCGAATGGAAACAGATTACCCCTTCCAACCGCGGCCGTCTCCTCACCCGCCTCGCCGACCTCCTAGAACGTGACAGCAATACGGTAGCCGCCATCGAAGCCCTCGATAACGGCAAGGGTGTGTCAATGGCCAAAGGTGATGTCGCAGCCTCGGCAGGATGTCTTCGCTACTATGGCGGCTGGGCAGACAAGATCTATGGTCAGACAATCGATACAGACACGGGCAGCTTGACCTATACAAGGCACGAACCTGTCGGTGTCTGTGGACAGATTATCCCGTGGAACTTTCCGCTGCTTATGTTTGCATGGAAAATTGGGCCGGCCATTGCGACGGGAAACACAGTCGTTATGAAGACCGCGGAGCAGACGCCACTATCAGCTCTATATGTGGCTGCTCTTATTAAGGAGGCGGGGTTCCCTCCTGGCGTGATTAACGTCATTTCAGGGTTCGGAAGAACGGCGGGCGCGGCAATTGCTTCGCATATGGATATTGATAAGGTCGCCTTCACCGGGTCGACCCTTGTTGGCCGACAGATCCTGcaggcagcagcaaagaGCAACTTGAAAAAAGTTACGCTCGAACTTGGTGGCAAGTCGCCGAATATTATTTTGCCCGACGCAAATCTGGAAGAGGCGATTGGGTGGGTGAACctggggatcttcttcaaccacggACAATGTTGCTGTGCGGGCTCGAGGATCCTGGTGCACGAGGCTATCTATGATGAATTCCTGTCGCTGTTCAAGAAGCGCGCTGAGCAGAACAATGTCGGAGACCCGTTCAACCCTGACACTTTCCAGGGCCCACAGGTGTCGCAGATACAATATGATCGGATCATGGGCTATATTGAGGCCGGAAAGAAGGCGGGAGCCAAGGTCATCACTGGTGGCAGCCGACATGGTGGCGAAGGGTATTACATCCAGCCGACGATCTttgcggatgttgatgagaataTGACGATCGTAAAGGAGGAGATCTTCGGACCGGTGTGCACTGTGCAGAAAGTCCGcagcgaagaggaggcgatTCGCATGGCGAACGACACGAACTATGGTGAGAATCCAACCTTGACAATAGTAGATGTATATGACGGGAGCATGGCTGACTAACCAAAACAGGCCTCGCTGCAGCTGTCCACACCACAAATATCAACGCCGCCATCAGAGTATCAAACGAACTCAAGGCGGGGTGAGTTGTCCCTTGAAACCGCAGATCTCAGAACTCCGCTAATGACTCGCAACAGAACCGTCTGGGTGAACAACTACAACACGCTGCACTACCAGATGCCGTTTGGTGGTTTCAAGGAGTCGGGACTGGGCCGCGAACTGGGGTCGTACGCGCTGGAGAACTACACGGAGATCAAGACGGTCCGGGTGCAGCTTTCGAAGTCGTAGGCCACATCGTATATTAGTATCAGTTGCATAATTGTCATGTATCACATTTCATAGTTGTTAAG encodes:
- the ALD5_2 gene encoding aldehyde dehydrogenase family protein (COG:C;~EggNog:ENOG410PFKN;~InterPro:IPR015590,IPR029510,IPR016160,IPR016161, IPR016162,IPR016163;~PFAM:PF00171;~go_function: GO:0016491 - oxidoreductase activity [Evidence IEA];~go_function: GO:0016620 - oxidoreductase activity, acting on the aldehyde or oxo group of donors, NAD or NADP as acceptor [Evidence IEA];~go_process: GO:0055114 - oxidation-reduction process [Evidence IEA]) translates to MALSQTIKTPAVSYEQPLGLFINNEFVKGVDGKTFETINPHNEKPIVAVHEGTEKDVDIAVKAARAALEGEWKQITPSNRGRLLTRLADLLERDSNTVAAIEALDNGKGVSMAKGDVAASAGCLRYYGGWADKIYGQTIDTDTGSLTYTRHEPVGVCGQIIPWNFPLLMFAWKIGPAIATGNTVVMKTAEQTPLSALYVAALIKEAGFPPGVINVISGFGRTAGAAIASHMDIDKVAFTGSTLVGRQILQAAAKSNLKKVTLELGGKSPNIILPDANLEEAIGWVNLGIFFNHGQCCCAGSRILVHEAIYDEFLSLFKKRAEQNNVGDPFNPDTFQGPQVSQIQYDRIMGYIEAGKKAGAKVITGGSRHGGEGYYIQPTIFADVDENMTIVKEEIFGPVCTVQKVRSEEEAIRMANDTNYGLAAAVHTTNINAAIRVSNELKAGTVWVNNYNTLHYQMPFGGFKESGLGRELGSYALENYTEIKTVRVQLSKS